From Microcystis aeruginosa NIES-2549, a single genomic window includes:
- a CDS encoding type III polyketide synthase, with translation MQSSQFLPVIESLATGTPGNLVQQTDAAKFLANLKGLEKNQHRIEKIYEHTRIDTRHLAINLLTEETVNFSREEGTIEQRMQMYEKYGLPLAEDVARRVILAASEQQKKHNPLSTEKIEDSIGLIVFVTSTGFVAPGIDAQLIKSLGLRRNIARVPVNFMGCAAAMNGLRVACDHVRANPEHKALVICLELSSINAVFQDDLNDIIIHSIFGDGCAAVVIGAYEPEQIQGRGKFIIRDNFSYLAENTEDGITLGIRDNGITCLLSRQLPDYIESGVGRIITNFLNSHEITKEDIDLWMVHPGGTKIIEKVQLSLDLNDEQVADSWGVLRQYGNLLSCAILFVMERMILRLEQGCETQALKQNNSGVTRQNAASLTGLAFSFAPGVGIEGILLEKI, from the coding sequence ATGCAATCTTCTCAGTTTTTACCTGTCATTGAAAGTCTCGCCACTGGCACTCCGGGCAATCTTGTCCAACAAACGGATGCCGCTAAATTTTTAGCTAACCTCAAAGGTCTAGAGAAGAATCAACATCGTATCGAAAAAATCTACGAACATACCCGGATTGACACTAGGCATCTAGCTATTAACTTATTAACTGAAGAAACTGTTAACTTTAGTCGAGAAGAGGGAACTATTGAACAACGAATGCAAATGTACGAAAAATATGGGCTTCCCCTAGCAGAAGATGTGGCGAGAAGAGTTATTTTAGCCGCATCGGAGCAACAGAAAAAGCATAATCCTTTGAGTACAGAAAAGATCGAGGATTCTATTGGTCTAATCGTATTCGTCACCAGTACAGGCTTTGTTGCCCCGGGTATAGATGCTCAATTAATTAAAAGTTTAGGACTTCGACGCAACATTGCTAGAGTGCCAGTTAATTTTATGGGTTGTGCAGCCGCAATGAATGGTTTACGAGTAGCCTGTGATCATGTAAGAGCCAACCCTGAGCATAAAGCTTTAGTAATTTGTTTAGAATTAAGTTCTATTAATGCCGTTTTTCAAGATGATTTAAATGACATTATCATTCATAGTATTTTTGGTGATGGTTGTGCGGCAGTAGTAATCGGAGCCTACGAACCAGAACAAATACAAGGTCGAGGAAAATTTATCATTCGGGATAATTTTAGTTATCTGGCTGAAAATACCGAAGACGGGATTACCTTAGGCATTAGAGACAATGGTATTACCTGTCTGCTGTCCCGTCAATTACCTGATTATATTGAGTCTGGTGTCGGTCGAATTATTACTAATTTTCTGAATAGTCATGAGATAACCAAGGAAGATATTGATTTATGGATGGTTCACCCTGGAGGGACAAAAATTATTGAAAAAGTGCAACTTTCCCTAGATTTAAATGATGAACAAGTGGCCGATAGTTGGGGAGTTCTCCGTCAATACGGCAACCTACTTAGTTGTGCGATTTTATTTGTAATGGAACGCATGATCTTAAGATTAGAACAAGGATGTGAGACGCAAGCTCTTAAACAAAATAACAGCGGAGTTACTCGTCAAAACGCCGCATCTTTGACAGGTTTGGCCTTCTCTTTTGCCCCAGGAGTTGGTATTGAAGGAATTCTCCTAGAAAAGATTTAA
- a CDS encoding acyl-CoA desaturase, giving the protein MTVATSEKLPIDWVTLIYMAFIHLVALLAFLPGNFSWGAVGVTLILYWITGGLGITLGFHRLVSHRSFKTPKWLEYFLVLCGTLACQGGAISWIGLHRIHHKYSDTAPDPHDSNKGFWWSHMGWMLHEIPADEEIARFTQDIADDPFYKFCQNYFVPIQIVLGLILYAMGGWPFVIWGIFVRLVLVFHSTWFVNSATHKFGYVSHESHDNSKNCWWVAILTFGEGWHNNHHAYQYSARHGLQWWEVDLTWMTIRLLQILGLATNIKLPPTTATATES; this is encoded by the coding sequence ATGACTGTTGCGACTTCCGAAAAACTTCCCATCGACTGGGTGACTCTCATCTACATGGCTTTTATCCACTTAGTGGCTCTTTTAGCCTTCTTGCCTGGCAATTTTAGCTGGGGTGCTGTGGGAGTGACATTGATTCTTTATTGGATTACCGGGGGTTTAGGAATTACCCTCGGTTTCCATCGTTTGGTCTCCCATCGGAGTTTTAAGACTCCCAAATGGTTAGAATACTTTCTGGTTTTGTGCGGAACCCTCGCTTGTCAGGGGGGTGCGATCTCATGGATAGGTTTACATCGTATTCATCATAAATATTCTGATACTGCTCCCGATCCCCACGATTCTAATAAAGGTTTCTGGTGGAGTCACATGGGTTGGATGTTACACGAAATTCCTGCCGACGAAGAAATTGCCCGTTTTACCCAAGATATCGCCGACGATCCTTTCTATAAATTCTGTCAAAATTATTTTGTTCCTATCCAAATTGTTTTAGGCTTAATTCTCTATGCTATGGGTGGTTGGCCGTTTGTAATTTGGGGAATTTTTGTTCGCTTGGTCTTAGTTTTCCACTCCACTTGGTTTGTCAATAGCGCCACTCACAAATTTGGTTATGTTAGCCATGAATCCCACGATAATTCTAAAAATTGTTGGTGGGTTGCCATCTTAACTTTCGGTGAAGGTTGGCACAATAATCACCATGCCTATCAGTATTCTGCCCGTCATGGCCTACAATGGTGGGAAGTTGACCTGACTTGGATGACCATTCGTCTGCTGCAAATTCTAGGATTAGCTACTAATATTAAGTTGCCTCCCACCACGGCAACGGCGACAGAAAGTTAG
- a CDS encoding cytochrome b5-like heme/steroid binding domain-containing protein, producing the protein MNSEQKINTPQNVPAPTPFPNQSGVMPSLPPTDAGRGAPHNQGGVSPFMPPPLPGDIEPPPHPPDGTPLPNVWIYEGEAYDLTEFIAKHPGGQFFIGRTKNRDITTIVNIFHPNPERVKKVLQKYSLGQQGRPEHIHPKYNAPAFLFKEHFNGWRDTPRYDFRNPEQLLNKIKARVYSPEFKQKVERMDFLFNVISICLFLIYFVVQGLYLEARQYMPIYLFVPLIAMLRIALAGVGHYLIHRPQVGLNKVFANIFDINYVPLALVVTDGHTLLHHPFTQTDVDIKKNVFTFMLELPRFYRVPVHTFHKIGHVVTGMFVRIMELCILAFKAGVKNMYGSWQLGLPHFLGSFGIHLLLLIELVIFCLYGQFWAWLAQFFLTLWISTFMIVASHDFEAEEPPIDPMAPPQWETQDWAVMQIKNSYDLTMVGNKYIDCFLSAGLAPHRVHHVLPQQKSGFANIISEDIVREESEKFGVEWAAPQNFFFDRLPGLIKHYLAVPSRLAKEKELGLLKEHFHPQALRTTLDYIVKGWAGIGSI; encoded by the coding sequence ATGAACTCAGAACAAAAAATCAATACTCCCCAAAACGTCCCAGCACCAACACCATTTCCTAATCAGTCAGGAGTGATGCCCTCATTGCCGCCCACAGATGCCGGCCGGGGGGCGCCTCATAATCAAGGTGGAGTGAGTCCCTTCATGCCGCCCCCCTTGCCAGGAGATATCGAACCACCGCCCCATCCCCCCGACGGTACACCGTTGCCGAATGTCTGGATTTATGAAGGAGAAGCCTATGATCTCACGGAATTTATTGCCAAGCATCCGGGGGGACAATTTTTTATTGGACGTACCAAGAACAGAGATATAACCACGATTGTCAATATCTTTCATCCCAATCCTGAAAGAGTCAAAAAAGTCCTGCAAAAATATTCCCTTGGACAACAGGGAAGACCAGAGCATATTCATCCTAAATACAACGCTCCTGCCTTCTTATTTAAAGAGCATTTTAATGGTTGGCGGGATACTCCTCGCTATGATTTCCGCAACCCAGAACAATTGCTTAATAAGATTAAAGCCAGAGTTTACTCTCCAGAATTTAAACAGAAAGTGGAGCGCATGGATTTTCTGTTTAATGTTATCAGTATCTGTCTTTTTCTTATCTATTTTGTGGTGCAAGGGCTGTACTTAGAGGCCAGACAGTATATGCCGATTTACCTATTTGTGCCTCTCATCGCTATGCTAAGAATCGCCCTAGCAGGGGTAGGTCACTACCTAATTCATCGGCCACAAGTGGGATTAAACAAGGTATTTGCCAATATTTTTGATATTAACTACGTTCCCCTCGCTTTAGTAGTAACAGACGGTCATACTTTACTGCATCATCCCTTTACCCAAACCGATGTTGATATCAAAAAGAATGTTTTCACCTTCATGTTAGAATTGCCTCGTTTTTATCGAGTTCCAGTACATACATTCCATAAAATAGGCCATGTGGTTACGGGAATGTTTGTTCGCATTATGGAATTATGTATCCTCGCTTTTAAAGCAGGTGTTAAGAATATGTATGGCAGTTGGCAGCTGGGATTACCCCATTTTTTAGGTAGTTTTGGTATTCACTTATTACTATTAATCGAACTGGTTATCTTTTGTCTATACGGCCAATTTTGGGCTTGGTTAGCGCAGTTTTTCCTTACCCTCTGGATTAGCACTTTTATGATTGTGGCTAGTCATGATTTTGAAGCCGAAGAACCGCCAATAGATCCTATGGCACCACCTCAATGGGAAACCCAAGATTGGGCGGTTATGCAGATTAAAAATTCCTACGATTTGACTATGGTAGGTAATAAGTATATTGACTGTTTTCTCTCGGCGGGCTTGGCTCCCCACCGGGTGCATCACGTTCTTCCCCAACAAAAAAGTGGTTTTGCCAATATCATCAGTGAAGATATTGTCCGGGAAGAATCGGAAAAATTCGGAGTTGAATGGGCGGCACCTCAAAACTTCTTTTTTGACCGCCTACCAGGGCTAATTAAACACTATCTAGCTGTGCCATCCCGATTAGCCAAAGAGAAGGAGTTGGGATTATTGAAAGAACATTTTCACCCGCAAGCCTTAAGAACAACCCTAGACTATATTGTCAAAGGTTGGGCTGGTATTGGTTCAATTTGA
- the proA gene encoding glutamate-5-semialdehyde dehydrogenase, whose protein sequence is MVTTSLSLPEIARETRQASRQLAILTNEERNEALEAIAEALTANADKILEANMADVQTAKAMELSPALCARLELSSSKLKAAIAGVRDVAKLADPLATMQINRELDQGLTLRRITCPLGVLGVIFEARPDALIQITSLAIKSGNGVILKGGKEALRSCQALVTIIHQALSQTKVNPAAVRLLTTREEIQELLKLEQYIDLIIPRGSNEFVRYIQNNTRIPVLGHADGICHLYIDKEADLSKAIRITVDGKTQYPAACNTIETLLVHQDIARQFLPALAQALEEKKVKLLGDETTRQIINVPLATEQDWQTEYSDLILSIKIVDSLESAIEHINYYGSRHTEAIVSENFNTAKTFSDRVDAAGVFHNCSTRFADGFRYGFGAEVGISTQKMPPRGPVGLEGLVTYKYQLAGDGHIVADYSGENAQSFTHKDL, encoded by the coding sequence ATGGTTACAACTTCTCTATCCCTCCCCGAAATCGCCAGAGAAACCCGTCAAGCGAGTCGTCAACTGGCTATCCTGACTAACGAAGAAAGGAATGAAGCTTTAGAGGCTATTGCTGAGGCTTTGACTGCCAATGCCGATAAGATACTAGAAGCTAATATGGCCGATGTTCAAACCGCCAAGGCGATGGAATTATCTCCGGCTTTATGTGCGCGATTAGAGTTAAGTTCCAGCAAATTAAAAGCCGCTATTGCCGGGGTGCGAGATGTGGCTAAATTAGCAGATCCTTTGGCTACAATGCAAATTAATCGGGAATTAGATCAAGGTTTAACTCTTCGGAGAATAACCTGTCCTTTAGGGGTTTTAGGGGTTATTTTTGAAGCTCGTCCCGATGCTTTAATTCAAATTACCAGTTTAGCGATAAAATCTGGTAATGGCGTTATTTTAAAAGGGGGGAAAGAGGCTCTCCGTTCTTGTCAAGCTTTAGTAACAATTATTCATCAGGCCTTGAGTCAAACTAAAGTTAATCCAGCGGCGGTAAGATTATTAACAACAAGAGAAGAAATTCAGGAACTATTAAAACTTGAGCAATACATCGATTTAATTATTCCTAGAGGTTCTAACGAATTTGTGCGTTATATCCAAAATAATACCCGCATTCCCGTCCTCGGTCATGCCGATGGTATCTGTCATCTCTACATCGACAAAGAAGCCGATTTAAGCAAAGCAATTAGGATTACCGTCGATGGTAAAACCCAATATCCTGCCGCTTGTAATACCATTGAAACTTTATTGGTTCATCAAGACATCGCTAGACAATTTTTACCCGCATTGGCCCAGGCATTAGAGGAAAAAAAGGTTAAATTATTGGGAGATGAAACAACTCGTCAGATTATTAACGTACCATTGGCCACAGAACAGGACTGGCAAACCGAATATAGTGATTTAATCCTGTCAATTAAAATTGTCGATAGTCTAGAATCGGCAATCGAACATATTAATTATTACGGTTCTCGACACACGGAAGCCATTGTCAGCGAAAATTTTAACACGGCCAAAACCTTTAGCGATCGAGTCGATGCCGCCGGAGTTTTTCATAATTGTTCCACTCGATTTGCCGATGGTTTCCGTTACGGTTTCGGGGCCGAAGTGGGTATCAGTACCCAAAAAATGCCTCCCCGCGGTCCGGTGGGATTAGAGGGATTAGTGACCTACAAATATCAATTAGCCGGAGATGGTCATATTGTCGCCGATTATTCTGGGGAAAATGCCCAATCTTTCACTCATAAGGACTTATAG
- a CDS encoding ABC transporter ATP-binding protein, which yields MIFLQTITKIYSLGEVKIPVLRGIDLEIQSGEYVSIMGASGSGKSTLMNIIGCLDRPTGGQYILEGRNLKNLDDNQLAYIRNQRIGFVFQQFNLLSRSTALENVMLPMVYANVPKPRRRQRAMQALARVGLTNYLHNRPSQLSGGQQQRVAIARALVNQPALVLADEPTGALDTQTSQELMDLLTELNQQGITIVIVTHDPDVAAQTRRVIRLQDGLIVF from the coding sequence ATGATTTTCTTGCAGACAATTACAAAAATTTACTCTCTAGGGGAAGTGAAAATTCCTGTTCTTCGGGGCATAGATCTGGAAATTCAGTCAGGGGAATACGTGTCCATTATGGGAGCTTCGGGTTCCGGGAAATCAACCCTGATGAATATTATCGGCTGCCTCGATCGCCCGACGGGGGGACAATATATTTTAGAAGGCAGAAACTTAAAGAACTTGGACGATAACCAACTGGCATATATTCGCAATCAGAGGATTGGCTTTGTCTTCCAACAATTTAATTTATTGTCCCGCTCCACTGCCCTAGAAAATGTCATGTTGCCGATGGTCTATGCCAATGTTCCCAAGCCAAGGCGCCGTCAAAGAGCGATGCAAGCTTTAGCTAGAGTTGGGTTGACTAATTATCTCCACAATCGGCCTAGCCAACTTTCCGGGGGACAACAACAGCGAGTCGCCATCGCCCGGGCCCTAGTTAATCAACCGGCTCTGGTGTTGGCCGATGAGCCGACGGGGGCCTTAGATACACAAACTTCCCAAGAACTGATGGATTTACTAACCGAACTCAATCAACAGGGGATCACGATTGTGATTGTCACCCACGATCCTGATGTAGCTGCCCAAACTAGGCGGGTGATCCGTCTTCAAGATGGCTTAATCGTTTTTTAG
- the dxr gene encoding 1-deoxy-D-xylulose-5-phosphate reductoisomerase gives MKKISILGSTGSIGTQTLDIVTDHPDKFQVVGLATGNNIQLLSEQIRQFRPQIVAINNESQLEDLKSLISDLDYTPIILAGKEGVIEVARYGDSESVVTGIVGCAGLLPTIAAITAGKDIALANKETLIAGGPVVLPLVEKHRVKLLPADSEHSAIFQCLQGVPPGGLKKIILTASGGAFRDLPVEKLPQVTVADALKHPNWSMGRKITIDSATLMNKGLEVIEAHYLFGVDYNAIDIVIHPQSIIHSLIELQDTSVLAQLGWPDMRLPLLYALSWPERIYTDWEPLNLVKAGSLTFKEPDHQKYPCMGLAYAAGRAGGAMPAVLNAANEQAVALFLEEKISFLDIPRVIEKVCDRFTIHNSSTPSLDDILAADNWARQEVSNCLIANLV, from the coding sequence ATGAAAAAAATCTCGATTTTAGGCTCTACTGGCTCGATCGGTACTCAAACTCTCGATATTGTCACCGATCATCCCGATAAGTTTCAAGTGGTGGGATTAGCCACGGGTAATAATATTCAACTACTATCGGAGCAAATTCGGCAATTTCGCCCGCAAATCGTGGCGATTAACAACGAAAGTCAACTAGAAGACCTGAAAAGCCTAATTTCCGACCTTGACTATACCCCGATTATCCTAGCAGGAAAGGAAGGAGTAATCGAAGTGGCCCGTTATGGCGATTCCGAAAGCGTCGTCACGGGAATTGTCGGTTGTGCGGGATTGCTGCCCACGATTGCCGCTATTACTGCCGGTAAAGATATCGCCCTCGCTAATAAAGAAACCCTGATTGCTGGCGGTCCGGTGGTGCTGCCTTTAGTGGAAAAACACCGAGTTAAATTATTACCTGCTGACTCGGAACATTCAGCTATTTTTCAATGTTTACAGGGAGTTCCCCCTGGGGGATTAAAAAAGATTATTCTCACCGCTTCTGGGGGTGCTTTTCGGGATTTACCAGTGGAAAAATTGCCGCAAGTAACCGTAGCTGATGCCCTGAAACATCCTAACTGGTCTATGGGCAGAAAAATCACCATCGATTCGGCTACGTTAATGAATAAAGGTCTAGAAGTTATCGAGGCTCATTATTTATTTGGTGTCGATTATAATGCGATCGATATTGTTATTCATCCCCAAAGTATTATTCACTCTTTAATTGAGTTACAGGATACCTCAGTTTTAGCCCAATTAGGCTGGCCTGATATGCGTTTGCCCCTGTTATATGCCTTGTCTTGGCCTGAAAGAATTTATACGGATTGGGAACCTTTAAATTTAGTTAAAGCCGGCAGTTTAACCTTCAAAGAACCCGATCATCAAAAATATCCCTGTATGGGATTAGCCTACGCAGCTGGCCGTGCGGGTGGGGCAATGCCGGCAGTATTAAACGCGGCCAATGAACAAGCGGTAGCATTATTTTTAGAAGAAAAGATTAGCTTCTTAGATATTCCCCGGGTGATCGAAAAAGTTTGCGATCGCTTTACAATTCATAACAGTTCTACCCCTAGCCTAGATGATATTTTAGCCGCCGATAATTGGGCGCGTCAAGAAGTATCTAACTGTCTGATTGCCAATCTGGTCTAG
- a CDS encoding ABC transporter permease → MTLNLPKQIVQANHPHPVAIGEIVSIAIEALWSNKLRTLLTMLGVIIGIASVIALTSVGQGVQKATEQKIQSLGTNVLQILPGEARTGGISLGRGSSSTLIWEDAKVIQNQVPGVQVVSAYLQRPAPVVAGQVNHATNVVGIDLNYMKARNTELSQGRFFTEEEMAQATPVAILGSTLLTELFGDDTNPIGKKLWIERKNSYEIIGVFEPKGAEGSIDRDDQVFIPLSNMSSRLVGNNSLSGKAVNGIYVKVDQQDQMKNAEYQITNLLRQRHNLAAAQADDFSIRNQTDVVKTLTTVVGLFTVMLVAIAGISLVVGGIGIANIMLVSVVERTREIGIRKAVGATRSAILQQFLAESVMISLTGGGIGVLSGILVALCSAQIFRFPFVLSGWSIISGFGLSFIVGLLAGVIPARSAAHLDPITALRRD, encoded by the coding sequence ATGACTCTTAACTTACCTAAACAAATAGTTCAGGCTAATCATCCTCATCCCGTGGCGATCGGCGAAATTGTCTCGATAGCGATCGAAGCCCTCTGGAGTAATAAACTGCGGACTTTGTTAACCATGTTAGGGGTGATTATTGGCATTGCCTCCGTGATTGCTCTCACCTCCGTAGGCCAAGGAGTACAAAAAGCCACCGAACAAAAAATTCAATCTCTAGGTACTAATGTTTTACAAATTTTACCCGGAGAAGCCAGAACCGGGGGGATTAGTCTCGGCCGCGGTTCCAGTAGTACCTTAATCTGGGAAGATGCCAAAGTTATTCAAAATCAAGTTCCTGGTGTGCAGGTGGTCTCCGCCTATCTGCAGCGTCCAGCACCAGTGGTGGCGGGCCAGGTCAATCATGCCACTAATGTGGTGGGAATCGATCTCAACTACATGAAAGCCAGAAATACAGAACTCAGCCAAGGTCGATTTTTTACCGAGGAAGAAATGGCACAGGCGACACCAGTGGCGATTTTAGGCTCGACTCTGTTAACAGAACTCTTTGGCGATGATACTAATCCTATCGGCAAAAAGCTTTGGATTGAAAGAAAAAATAGTTACGAAATTATTGGGGTATTTGAGCCAAAAGGTGCAGAAGGTTCGATTGATCGCGACGATCAGGTCTTTATTCCTCTGAGCAATATGTCTTCTCGTCTGGTGGGCAATAATTCTTTAAGTGGTAAGGCCGTTAACGGCATTTATGTCAAAGTTGACCAGCAAGATCAGATGAAAAATGCCGAGTATCAAATTACTAATCTTTTGCGTCAGCGTCACAATCTCGCCGCTGCTCAAGCCGATGATTTTAGCATTAGAAACCAAACAGATGTGGTCAAAACCTTGACCACGGTAGTGGGTTTGTTTACAGTGATGCTGGTGGCTATCGCTGGCATTTCCCTAGTAGTCGGTGGTATTGGCATCGCTAATATCATGTTAGTTTCCGTGGTGGAACGCACCAGGGAAATCGGGATTCGCAAAGCTGTGGGGGCCACCCGTTCGGCCATCCTCCAGCAGTTTTTAGCGGAATCGGTGATGATTTCCCTGACTGGCGGCGGCATCGGTGTATTATCGGGAATTTTAGTCGCCCTCTGTAGCGCCCAGATTTTCCGATTTCCCTTTGTCTTGTCAGGTTGGTCGATAATCAGTGGATTTGGCTTATCTTTTATCGTTGGTTTGTTAGCAGGAGTAATTCCCGCCCGTTCTGCCGCTCATTTAGACCCGATTACCGCTTTACGACGGGATTGA